In Scophthalmus maximus strain ysfricsl-2021 chromosome 21, ASM2237912v1, whole genome shotgun sequence, one genomic interval encodes:
- the nktr gene encoding NK-tumor recognition protein isoform X1 yields MGVKDRPQCYFDVELNREPVGRIVFQLFSDICPKTSKNFLCLCTGERGIGKITGKKLCFKGSTFHRVVKNFMIQGGDFTEGNGRGGESIYGGYFEDENLTLKHDKAFLLSMANRGKDTNGSQFFITTKMAPHLDGVHVVFGLVISGFEVIKKVEGLKTDSASRPYADVRVMDCGQLITKSANDVLESKRKRTRHSADSSANSRESSSQFSSSAESESESDEKHKHRKHKRHAKSKRSKKRRREPQKANIDVLHFEQSSVERQVLEGENEVEVEKEHGGKREKPVVRPEEIPPVPENRFLLRRDVPSQEDKTEIVEKEESSLSVDQKPAVSKSGRKIKGRGTMRYHTPTRSKSRSASVEERGSSETPPHWKEEMKRTKVYQPPSIERWSKGDRWEDRGDSAWSQSASAELSSDRSSRRSSLRLQQNKEKKKAKHKKKAKKRKHGKKKSSKNKPPETYPSRGGAERLVSPGRKSRRSHSPTRSSSSQHHSSARKRRRSSLSSRDTRSFSRSYTRSRSRSRRGSYSRSRGLTRSRSRSPSRSLSYSRSRSRSISRYRSRSRSPSRKRSSSRSPRRRKSGKNKPNILILVGDKLPESKVTSVPRPPMAPPPESVPVIPLSDSPPPSRWKPGQKPWKPSYVHIQEVKAVLTTNAVVSSTAQAVSVTDKPQTSTTTKSLPGDSESDKASKPAGRSRSRSTRSKSYSRSYSRSQSRSYSRSRSPNQYHSRSSSNSRSESENSQDVSSNKKNSLDEEWKEYYSSLKRITNVDKSVSLPYSQKACSVSENRTGSDHTPDISVSRRSGTEEKTKEEGSSQDPETKHCGSVPVKSFNSRSEWDSDSDKVSQSISNAPPKNPKQMALSSELLDKKLSTLTGWNSESDSENSAAKTLAISEKEEGEASSESDSDAARRTSAVSMALEQKIATAAASSSSKQSPEKPVEKHRSKKKAKRKHKHKRRSENKSGSRYSKDKGKRSKRKHQKLKETFHWQPPLEFGEEEDDDESKKEKRSPSTVGKKRPDVDGVTDKDQTVASSNKNPSSEEDRGQQRVKECINNHPKQTEPHQSSDRNSANRANLPSIKDKESLDDMDICTREHVVEIVEPPVARDSFENTPDFILKSTSKSCDVASKDGALPHSREKSAVTSTTATTTGGRQDVVAIGTVVNFKWRPLKGTSAKQNMNVPPVPAKNIQIQQDQNPNTQGVRMEIKSQSRVRPGSLFDEVRKTARLNQRPRNKESSSEESSPSAGKTGGTSRTRAPKKSRSASRKSRSASSHRSRSRGWSHSSSRSRSRSRCSSYSSRSCSRSRRRRGRGRSRSRSSTYRNYRSHSRTYSRSHSRSRSYNRHRRSRSDSSDSYSSRSRSASRRRGRRRSDSYRSSERRSRSYRSSTRSSSRHRSSTRYS; encoded by the exons cacaaccaagatggcgccgcaCCTGGATGg agTCCACGTCGTCTTCGGTCTCGTCATCTCCGGCTTCGAGGTGATAAAGAAGGTTGAGGGGCTGAAGACCGATTCGGCGAGCAGACCCTATGCTGACGTGAGAGTGATGGACTGTGGTCAGCTGATCACCAAGTCTGCAAATGATG TACTTGAAAGCAAGAGGAAAAGAACCCGTCATTCTGCCGACTCATCAGCCAACTCCCGTGAATCGTCCTCTCAGTTCTCTTCTTCAGCGGAGTCTGAAAGTGAATCCGACGAAAAGCACAAACATCGCAAGCACAAGAGACATGCAAAGAGTAAACGgtcaaagaagaggaggagggaaccACAGAAGGCGAACATTGATGTTCTGCATTTCGAGCaaag CTCTGTGGAAAGACAGGTGTTGGAGGGAGAGAATGAAGTGGAAGTAGAGAAGGAGCATGGTGGGAAGAGGGAAAAACCCGTGGTCCGACCGGAGGAGATCCCACCTGTGCCAGAGAACCGCTTTCTGCTGCGACGGGATGTGCCTTCTCAGgaggacaaaacagaaat AGTTGAGAAAGAAGAATCTTCTCTGTCAGTTGACCAGAAACCAGCAGTGTCCAAGTCTGGACGTAAGATCAAAGGCAGAGGAACGATG AGATATCACACTCCCACAAGATCTAAATCCCGCTCTGCATCTGTGGAAGAACGTGGCAGCAGTGAAACTCCACCACActggaaagaagaaatgaagaggACCAAAGTTTATCAACCACCAAGCATTGAGAGATGGAGCAAAGGAGACAG ATGGGAAGACAGAGGTGACTCCGCGTGGTCCCAATCGGCATCTGCAGAACTCTCTTCAGACCGCAGCTCCAGGAGGTCCAGCCTGCGCCTCCAGcagaacaaagagaagaagaaagccaaacacaaaaagaaggCCAAGAAACGGAAACACGGCAAGAAGAAGAGCTCCAAGAACAAACCTCCAGAAACTTACCCGTCAAGGGGTGGGGCTGAGAGGTTGGTGTCTCCAGGAAGAAAGTCCAGAAGATCCCATTCTCCGACTCGTTCCTCCTCTAGTCAGCATCATTCGTCAGCTCGGAAGAGGCGGCGGTCCTCGCTGTCTTCCAGAGACACAAGATCCTTCTCTAGATCCTACACCCGTAGTCGGTCCAGATCTCGGAGAGGGTCTTACTCAAGATCCAGAGGCCTCACTAGATCAAGAAGTCGGTCCCCTTCCAGATCTTTGTCTTATTCCAGATCCAGGTCAAGATCAATATCCAGGTACAGATCCAGGTCTCGGTCTCCATCCAGAAAGAGGAGTTCGTCCAGATCCCCAAGAAGGAGGAAATCTGGCAAgaacaaaccaaatatattgaTTCTTGTGGGTGACAAGCTCCCTGAGAGCAAAGTCACATCAGTCCCCAGACCCCCGATGGCCCCGCCTCCTGAAAGTGTCCCTGTGATCCCACTGAGCGACAGTCCTCCTCCCTCACGCTGGAAACCTGGTCAAAAGCCCTGGAAACCATCCTACGTCCATATTCAAGAAGTCAAAGCTGTATTAACTACCAACGCTGTTGTCTCCTCCACAGCACAAGCAGTTAGTGTCACAGACAAACCTCAGACTTCAACTACGACAAAGTCTCTGCCAGGGGACTCAGAAAGCGACAAAGCAAGCAAACCTGCAGGGCGCTCACGCAGCAGGTCCACAAGGAGCAAGTCCTACAGCCGCTCATACAGTCGTTCACAGAGTAGAAGTTACAGTAGGTCCAGGTCCCCTAATCAGTATCACAGCAGATCGTCTTCAAACAGCAGATCAGAGTCTGAAAACTCCCAGGACGTAAGCAGCAATAAGAAGAATTCACTAGACGAGGAATGGAAAGAGTATTACAGCTCCCTGAAGAGGATAACAAATGTAGATAAGAGCGTTTCACTCCCTTACAGTCAAAAAGCTTGCTCAGTATCTGAGAACAGGACAGGCAGTGACCACACTCCTGATATCAGTGTCTCAAGGAGAAGTGGCactgaggagaaaacaaaagaggaaggcAGCTCACAAGATCCAGAGACAAAACACTGCGGCTCAGTGCCGGTTAAGAGCTTTAACAGCAGGTCGGAGTGGGACAGTGACAGTGATAAAGTGAGCCAAAGCATCAGCAATGCCCCACCAAAGAATCCAAAACAAATGGCTCTGTCCAGTGAGCTTCTCGACAAGAAGTTGTCAACTCTCACTGGCTGGAATTCCGAAAGTGATTCTGAAAACTCGGCGGCCAAAACATTAGCCAtatctgaaaaagaagaaggggaggcTAGTTCGGAATCAGACAGTGACGCCGCCAGAAGGACGTCTGCGGTGTCGATGGCTTTAGAGCAAAAGATCGCTACCGCCGCTGCGTCCAGTTCATCGAAACAAAGTCCCGAGAAGCCCGTAGAGAAGCACAGGAGCAAGAAGAAGGCCAAACGCAAACATAAACATAAGAGGAGAAGTGAGAACAAAAGCGGCTCCCGTTACAGTAAGGACAAAGGCAAGCGATCCAAGAGGAAACATCAGAAGCTGAAAGAGACTTTTCACTGGCAACCGCCTTTAGAGTtcggagaggaggaagacgacgacgaaTCCAAAAAGGAGAAACGCAGCCCTAGTACAGTTGGCAAAAAAAGGCCTGATGTTGACGGTGTGACCGATAAGGACCAAACTGTTGCCTCCTCGAACAAAAATCCCAGTAGTGAAGAAGACAGGGGGCAACAGAGGGTTAAAGAATGTATTAATAATCACCCCAAACAAACCGAACCTCATCAGTCATCCGACAGGAATAGTGCTAACAGGGCTAATTTACCTAGTATCAAAGATAAAGAATCATTAGACGACATGGACATTTGTACGCGCGAGCATGTGGTGGAAATTGTAGAACCTCCAGTGGCACGTGATTCTTTTGAAAACACCCCAGATTTTATTCTAAAATCTACCTCAAAGTCTTGTGACGTGGCGAGTAAAGATGGTGCTTTACctcacagcagagagaagtCGGCTGTTAcctcaacaacagcaacaacaactggtGGACGTCAAGATGTAGTAGCCATAGGCACTGTAGTTAATTTCAAATGGAGGCCTTTAAAAGGAACGTCtgccaaacaaaacatgaacgtGCCACCTGTCCCTgccaaaaacattcaaattcaacaGGACCAGAATCCCAACACGCAGGGAGTAAGAATGGAGATAAAAAGCCAAAGCCGGGTCAGACCGGGATCTCTGTTCGACGAGGTCCGCAAGACGGCGCGGCTGAACCAGAGGCCGAGGAACAAGGAGAGCTCCAGCGAGGAAAGCTCCCCGTCTGCGGGAAAGACCGGGGGGACGTCTCGCACGCGGGCCCCGAAGAAGTCCAGGTCGGCCTCCAGGAAGTCTCGCTCCGCCTCCAGTCACCGCTCTCGCTCCCGAGGTTGGTCGCACTCGTCCAGTAGGTCCAGGAGTCGCTCCCGCTGCTCCAGCTACTCCTCCAG GAGTTGCAGCAGGAGTCGGAGGAGACGGGGAAGAGGGCGGTCACGCTCTCGCAGCAGCACGTACCGAAATTACAGGAGTCACAG TCGAACGTACAGTAGAAGTCATTCAAGAAGTCGCTCGTATAATCGCCACCGGAGATCCAG GTCGGACTCCTCTGACAGCTACTCCAGCCGGAGTCGCAGTGCGAGCAGGAGACGAGGGCGTAGACGGAGTGACAGCTACAGGAGTTCAGAGCGCCGATCCCG GTCGTACCGCTCCTCCACTCGCAGTTCTTCCAGGCACAGAAGCAGCACTCGCTACAGCTGA